The Methanosphaera stadtmanae DSM 3091 genome includes a window with the following:
- a CDS encoding nitroreductase family protein codes for MKLNIDSIRCVGCGLCENVCIKNHIKTKPSLHEVDNNECFECGHCMAICPTGTITLKIYENQPERVEKYDATNIPIETNDLLQLYKQRRSIRWFKNKLIDEKTFNTLFEAAYYSPSAQNIQDTEFVVITKELDEFIEFIYRIIKEDEDKFPRIKQLGEYLQDKTSYKHNPLLWEGKQLILGFSTDITSTIIAMTRLELLAYSMGLGGFYSFFIQKADVINHDKLMEFFPYIDSNKHMQCAFIIGYPRKKFKRTIPHKTIKITYK; via the coding sequence ATGAAATTAAATATTGATAGTATTAGATGTGTTGGTTGTGGTTTATGTGAAAATGTATGTATTAAAAATCATATAAAAACTAAGCCATCACTTCATGAGGTAGACAATAATGAATGTTTTGAATGTGGACATTGCATGGCAATATGTCCTACAGGTACTATAACATTAAAGATATATGAAAATCAACCAGAACGTGTTGAAAAATATGATGCTACGAATATTCCAATAGAAACTAACGATCTTCTCCAACTATATAAACAACGTAGAAGTATTAGATGGTTTAAAAATAAACTAATAGATGAAAAAACGTTTAATACCTTATTTGAAGCAGCATATTATAGTCCTAGTGCTCAAAACATTCAAGATACAGAATTTGTAGTTATTACTAAAGAATTAGATGAATTTATAGAGTTTATATACCGTATCATAAAAGAAGATGAAGATAAATTTCCTCGTATAAAACAGTTAGGTGAATATCTTCAAGATAAAACATCATATAAACATAATCCACTACTCTGGGAAGGAAAACAATTGATTCTAGGATTTTCAACTGATATAACAAGTACTATTATTGCAATGACAAGACTAGAGTTACTTGCATATTCAATGGGTCTTGGAGGATTTTATTCATTTTTCATACAAAAAGCTGATGTTATTAATCATGATAAATTAATGGAATTTTTCCCATATATTGATTCTAATAAGCATATGCAATGTGCATTCATTATAGGTTATCCTAGAAAGAAATTTAAAAGAACAATACCACATAAGACTATAAAAATAACATATAAATAA